A region of Pseudomonas saponiphila DNA encodes the following proteins:
- a CDS encoding aromatic ring-hydroxylating oxygenase subunit alpha has protein sequence MNSHSGWWPVALSRQLRKQPLACTLHGVPLVLFRDANGAPAVLPDRCPHRFAPLSAGRVRDGQIQCPYHGWRFDPQGRCTQLPGQAQQRCSQPLLQPLHSCEAQGLVWASLARERPNTPPVAAAEQAQALDVFWISDRVQCSLQDAAENFLDGFHTHFVHAGWIRHDRQRQRIRAWVHQLDDGVEAQYSEEGTQSGLISRLFEGERGLSMGRFRLPGLAEIEYRDRQGRLNLLVSAWLSPAAESQLQLFARIATARGRLPGWLKRGVLQPLFKVILKQDRQILEQVSANQQSFAQVPLRWQRPTPLDSSLDLLGPWIRQLLEQGELQDFQERREEFWL, from the coding sequence GTGAACAGTCACTCGGGCTGGTGGCCCGTCGCCCTGAGCCGACAGCTGCGCAAGCAACCTTTGGCCTGCACCCTGCACGGCGTGCCGCTGGTGCTGTTCCGCGACGCCAACGGCGCCCCCGCCGTATTGCCGGACCGCTGCCCCCATCGCTTCGCGCCACTGAGCGCCGGGCGGGTTCGGGACGGGCAGATCCAGTGCCCCTATCACGGCTGGCGCTTCGACCCCCAGGGCCGCTGCACCCAGTTGCCCGGCCAGGCGCAGCAGCGTTGCAGCCAGCCGTTGCTGCAACCCCTGCACAGCTGCGAAGCCCAGGGGCTGGTGTGGGCCAGCCTGGCCCGCGAGCGGCCCAATACGCCACCGGTGGCCGCCGCCGAGCAGGCCCAGGCGCTGGATGTGTTCTGGATCAGCGACCGGGTGCAATGCAGCTTGCAGGACGCTGCGGAGAACTTCCTCGACGGCTTCCACACCCATTTCGTGCACGCGGGCTGGATTCGCCACGACCGCCAGCGCCAGCGCATTCGCGCCTGGGTGCATCAGCTGGATGACGGGGTTGAAGCGCAGTACAGCGAAGAAGGCACCCAATCCGGGCTGATTTCGCGGCTGTTCGAGGGTGAACGCGGCCTCAGCATGGGCCGCTTCCGCCTGCCGGGGCTGGCGGAAATCGAATACCGCGACCGCCAGGGCCGGCTCAACCTGCTGGTCAGCGCCTGGCTGAGCCCGGCCGCCGAGAGCCAACTGCAGCTGTTCGCGCGCATCGCCACGGCCCGGGGCCGCCTGCCGGGCTGGCTCAAGCGCGGCGTGCTGCAGCCTTTGTTCAAGGTGATCCTCAAGCAGGACCGGCAGATCCTCGAACAGGTCAGCGCCAACCAGCAAAGCTTCGCCCAGGTGCCGCTGCGCTGGCAGCGGCCCACGCCCCTGGACAGCTCGCTGGATCTGCTGGGGCCGTGGATCCGGCAATTACTGGAGCAAGGTGAACTGCAGGACTTTCAAGAACGCCGAGAGGAATTCTGGCTGTAA
- a CDS encoding beta-ketoacyl-ACP synthase 3, whose product MHTSASSPRTARALAILGTGHALPQRVVTSAELDHQLGLESGSVARISGVQQRHVAAPADTAASLGASAARQALHAAGLALDQLDLIVCASGTQDQGMPCNAALLQRELGLGQSGIPAMDINASCLGVIAALDTLSWPIQAGHYRRVLLVCADIASCGLDWQQVEVCGIFGDGAAAVVLGPGHGGQKLLASRLKTYAEGAALCQIPAGGSRFHPRRIQVPFEPLTSFAMQGKGVFRLAAKHLPELLDDLLQQAGLTLGDIDWVIPHQASQQAMQHAAKRLSLGPDKVIDIFARHGNQVAASLPTALDIAVRDGRIQRGQTLLLIGTGAGLSLGGMILEF is encoded by the coding sequence ATGCACACATCAGCGTCCTCCCCGCGCACCGCCCGCGCGCTAGCCATCCTCGGCACCGGCCACGCCCTGCCACAGCGGGTGGTCACCAGTGCCGAGCTGGACCATCAACTGGGCCTGGAATCCGGCAGCGTGGCGCGCATCAGCGGAGTGCAGCAACGCCACGTCGCCGCCCCCGCAGACACCGCCGCCAGCCTCGGCGCCAGCGCCGCGCGCCAAGCCCTGCACGCGGCCGGCCTGGCGCTGGATCAGCTGGACCTGATCGTCTGCGCCAGCGGCACCCAGGACCAGGGCATGCCCTGCAACGCCGCGCTGCTGCAACGGGAGCTGGGCCTGGGCCAGTCGGGCATCCCGGCCATGGACATCAACGCCAGCTGCCTGGGCGTTATTGCCGCCCTGGATACCCTGTCCTGGCCGATCCAGGCCGGGCATTACCGGCGCGTGCTGCTGGTGTGCGCCGACATCGCCTCCTGCGGCCTGGACTGGCAGCAGGTGGAAGTCTGCGGCATCTTCGGCGACGGCGCGGCGGCGGTGGTGCTGGGCCCGGGCCATGGCGGGCAGAAGCTCCTCGCCTCGCGCCTGAAGACCTACGCCGAAGGCGCGGCGCTGTGCCAGATCCCCGCCGGCGGTTCACGCTTTCATCCGCGGCGCATCCAGGTGCCGTTCGAGCCCCTGACCAGCTTCGCCATGCAGGGCAAGGGCGTGTTCCGTCTCGCCGCCAAGCACCTGCCCGAGCTGCTGGACGATTTGCTGCAGCAAGCCGGGCTGACACTGGGGGATATCGACTGGGTCATCCCCCATCAAGCCAGCCAGCAGGCCATGCAGCACGCAGCCAAGCGCCTGAGCCTGGGGCCGGACAAAGTCATCGATATCTTTGCCCGGCACGGCAATCAGGTGGCGGCCTCGCTGCCCACCGCCCTGGACATCGCGGTGCGCGACGGGCGCATTCAACGCGGGCAGACCCTGCTGCTGATCGGCACCGGCGCGGGCCTGTCCCTCGGCGGCATGATCCTGGAGTTCTGA
- a CDS encoding AraC family transcriptional regulator translates to MLHSHLTTLNAVSLVLDTFKEQGQDGDALLAGSGINPADLSRADTRITTNQEMLVCANAVALQRDIGLELGRRMHVSSYGMLGYALLTSATLGDALRLAMRYPALLGTLFELSLEADGPRIWFTAAGYRENPALAAFNTEFCLVSLKVICDDLLGHPLPLLGARFNYPAPDYQQRYGEPFDCPLQFNARSSAFAFDQHWLEQPLPLADAITHQAMAERCRKQNTEFTGRQAWLGRIRQLLAAQLDAAPGLEGLAEQMNCSARTLRRHLRDLGCSYQELLDELRFERAKQMLCEDQMPIYRIAEALGFSETASFRHAFIRWSGVAPSQFRP, encoded by the coding sequence ATGCTGCATTCGCACCTCACCACCCTCAATGCCGTTTCCCTGGTGCTCGACACCTTCAAGGAGCAGGGGCAGGACGGCGATGCGCTGCTGGCCGGCAGCGGGATAAACCCCGCCGACCTGAGCCGCGCCGACACTCGCATCACCACCAATCAGGAAATGCTGGTGTGCGCCAACGCCGTGGCCCTGCAACGGGATATCGGCCTGGAACTGGGCCGGCGCATGCACGTTTCGTCCTACGGCATGCTCGGCTATGCGCTGCTCACCAGTGCCACCTTAGGTGACGCTTTGCGCCTGGCCATGCGCTATCCGGCGCTGTTGGGAACACTTTTCGAGCTGAGCCTGGAAGCCGACGGCCCGCGCATCTGGTTCACCGCCGCCGGCTACCGCGAAAATCCGGCCCTGGCGGCGTTCAATACCGAGTTCTGCCTGGTGTCGCTGAAGGTCATCTGCGACGACTTGCTGGGCCACCCGCTGCCGCTGTTGGGAGCGCGCTTCAACTACCCGGCACCGGACTATCAACAACGCTACGGCGAACCCTTCGACTGCCCGCTGCAATTCAATGCCCGCAGCAGTGCCTTCGCCTTCGACCAGCACTGGCTCGAACAACCCCTGCCCCTGGCGGATGCCATTACCCACCAGGCCATGGCCGAGCGCTGTCGCAAGCAGAACACCGAGTTCACCGGGCGCCAGGCCTGGCTCGGGCGCATCCGCCAGTTGCTGGCGGCGCAACTGGACGCCGCGCCAGGGCTGGAGGGGCTGGCGGAACAGATGAACTGCTCGGCCCGGACCCTGCGCCGCCATCTGCGCGACCTGGGTTGCAGCTATCAGGAACTGCTGGACGAGCTGCGCTTCGAGCGGGCCAAGCAGATGCTCTGCGAAGACCAGATGCCCATCTACCGCATTGCCGAGGCCCTGGGCTTCAGCGAAACCGCGAGCTTTCGCCATGCCTTCATCCGCTGGAGCGGCGTGGCGCCGAGCCAGTTCCGGCCCTGA
- a CDS encoding NAD-dependent epimerase/dehydratase family protein — protein MKILVTGGTGFIGRHLVWKLAAEGCQVQFSGRNPEAAAEVIAHSPAPVHWLPLEHGSPLAKRQLADASQEHDAIVHCAALSSPWGSPQAFARANLDSTAEVIHACDKNRIPRLVHISTPSLYFDFSDRLGIREDQPLPPPVNDYARSKAQAETLLGAAGLPECVILRPRAVFGPWDATLMPRLLRVMQRGSIPLMRGGRAQLDLTCVDNLVHAVWLALTQPLPRPLCVYNLSNATPLAFRDLLQQLAEHFQLPLRTRRLPWPLVHGVAHLLELKARLGSGAEPLITRYGAGVLAFSQTLDISAIQRELGYRPVISQEQGILQHAQWWRDQLRQRP, from the coding sequence ATGAAAATCCTGGTCACCGGTGGCACCGGTTTTATCGGACGGCATCTGGTGTGGAAGCTGGCCGCCGAAGGCTGCCAAGTGCAGTTCAGCGGACGCAACCCCGAGGCGGCGGCCGAGGTGATTGCCCACAGCCCGGCGCCGGTGCACTGGCTGCCCCTGGAGCACGGCAGCCCATTGGCCAAGCGCCAGCTGGCCGATGCCAGCCAGGAGCATGACGCCATCGTGCATTGCGCCGCGCTGTCCTCGCCCTGGGGTTCGCCCCAGGCCTTTGCCCGGGCCAACCTCGACTCCACCGCCGAGGTGATCCACGCCTGCGACAAGAACCGCATCCCGCGCTTGGTGCATATCTCCACCCCGAGCCTGTATTTCGACTTCAGCGACCGCCTGGGTATCCGCGAAGACCAGCCGCTGCCGCCGCCGGTGAACGACTACGCGCGCAGCAAGGCCCAGGCCGAAACCCTGCTGGGCGCGGCGGGCCTGCCCGAGTGCGTGATCCTGCGGCCCCGGGCGGTGTTCGGCCCCTGGGACGCAACCCTGATGCCGCGCCTGCTGCGGGTGATGCAACGCGGGTCGATTCCGCTGATGCGCGGCGGCCGGGCCCAGCTGGACCTGACCTGCGTCGACAATCTGGTGCACGCCGTATGGCTGGCCCTGACCCAGCCCCTGCCGCGCCCGCTGTGCGTCTACAACCTGAGCAACGCCACGCCCCTGGCCTTCCGGGATCTGTTGCAACAGCTGGCCGAGCACTTCCAGCTGCCGCTGCGCACCCGCCGCCTGCCCTGGCCCCTGGTGCATGGCGTGGCGCACCTGCTGGAACTCAAGGCGCGCCTGGGCAGCGGCGCCGAACCCTTGATCACCCGCTACGGCGCCGGCGTCCTGGCCTTCAGCCAGACCCTGGACATCAGCGCCATCCAGCGCGAGCTGGGCTACCGCCCGGTGATCAGCCAGGAACAGGGCATCCTCCAGCACGCCCAATGGTGGCGGGACCAACTGAGGCAACGACCATGA
- a CDS encoding MBL fold metallo-hydrolase codes for MSRSVRLKILRAGWCQHLECMADRGGRLAPVQFPALCGLIQHPEHGWILYDTGYAEHFFQATRTLPERLYRSAVPVQLPVVEQLGAQLHELGIGPGDIRQVIISHFHADHIAGLRDFANARFIALQADYRHIESLRGQRWRATLCGHLPGLLPDDFSARLRLADASPSCALPDWMAPFEQGLDLFGDGSLIGVPLPGHSEGQLGLFIPDAQGRPVFLVADACWSVPACRAERLPAAPALWLASADRQQYVRTYRGLGQLIRREPAVAVLPSHCTQAWEAFANEQ; via the coding sequence ATGAGCCGCAGCGTGCGCTTGAAGATCCTCCGGGCCGGCTGGTGCCAGCACCTGGAATGCATGGCCGACCGTGGCGGGCGCCTGGCGCCGGTGCAGTTTCCGGCGCTGTGCGGGCTGATCCAGCACCCAGAGCACGGCTGGATTCTGTACGACACCGGCTACGCCGAGCACTTCTTCCAGGCCACCCGCACCCTGCCCGAGCGCCTGTACCGCAGCGCGGTGCCGGTGCAACTGCCGGTGGTGGAACAGTTGGGCGCGCAGTTGCATGAGCTGGGCATCGGGCCGGGGGATATCCGCCAGGTGATCATTTCCCACTTCCACGCCGATCACATCGCCGGGCTGCGGGATTTTGCCAATGCGCGCTTCATTGCCCTGCAAGCCGATTACCGGCATATAGAAAGCCTGCGCGGCCAGCGTTGGCGCGCCACCCTCTGCGGCCATTTGCCGGGCTTGCTGCCGGACGACTTCAGCGCCCGCCTGCGCCTGGCCGACGCCAGCCCCAGCTGCGCCCTGCCGGACTGGATGGCGCCCTTCGAGCAAGGCCTGGACCTGTTCGGCGATGGCAGCCTGATCGGCGTGCCGCTGCCGGGGCACAGTGAAGGCCAGCTGGGCCTGTTCATCCCCGACGCCCAGGGCCGGCCGGTGTTCCTGGTGGCCGACGCCTGCTGGTCGGTGCCGGCCTGCCGCGCCGAGCGCCTGCCCGCCGCCCCGGCGCTGTGGCTGGCCAGCGCCGACCGCCAGCAGTACGTGCGTACCTATCGCGGCCTGGGCCAGTTGATCCGCCGCGAGCCAGCGGTGGCGGTGCTGCCGTCCCATTGCACCCAGGCCTGGGAGGCGTTCGCCAATGAACAGTGA
- a CDS encoding ATP-grasp domain-containing protein — MHVLILGARAPACLEWARAFSQAGWTVTVADSLAQPLSRFSRAARHFVRLPEPRHDPDAWIEALAGVIRQQAIDLLLPTCEEVFYLAHGLERLRPLCRVFTSDFELLHRLHHKGDFAAMTQGWDVATPPTQVLHDPAGVQALAAEHDALVFKPAYSRFASQTLIRPSPAQLAKVRPSAEAPWVAQQFVPGQEHCSFSVLVDGQLRAHSSYQPRYRVGRGSGIYFHSGAPAPVRAFLEQFGRATGYTGQVGFDFIEDQQGRFHVLECNPRATSGVHLFDDQRLQLVAALGSEASETLQATLEPRMIALAMLLLAAPQRALSRTFWHDYQQARDVIVQDGDRGPLTAQLLSLGEIIGRALTRRCGLLAASTADIEWNGQPLGAPRR; from the coding sequence ATGCATGTACTGATTCTCGGCGCCCGCGCCCCGGCCTGCCTGGAGTGGGCCCGGGCCTTTAGCCAAGCCGGCTGGACGGTGACCGTGGCCGATTCCCTGGCCCAACCCCTGAGCCGCTTCAGCCGCGCCGCCCGGCACTTCGTGCGCCTGCCGGAGCCGCGCCACGACCCGGACGCCTGGATCGAAGCCCTGGCCGGGGTGATCCGCCAACAGGCCATCGACCTGCTGCTGCCCACCTGTGAAGAGGTGTTCTACCTGGCCCACGGCCTTGAGCGCCTACGACCTTTGTGCCGGGTGTTCACCAGCGACTTCGAGTTGCTGCACCGCCTGCACCACAAGGGCGATTTCGCCGCCATGACCCAAGGCTGGGATGTGGCCACGCCACCGACCCAGGTGCTGCACGACCCGGCCGGGGTGCAGGCTCTGGCGGCCGAGCACGACGCCCTGGTGTTCAAGCCGGCCTATTCGCGCTTCGCCTCCCAGACCCTGATCCGCCCGAGCCCGGCGCAACTGGCCAAGGTCCGGCCCAGCGCCGAGGCGCCCTGGGTGGCCCAGCAGTTTGTCCCCGGCCAGGAACATTGCAGTTTCAGCGTGCTGGTGGACGGCCAGTTGCGCGCCCACAGCAGCTACCAGCCGCGCTACCGGGTCGGGCGCGGCTCGGGGATCTACTTCCACAGCGGAGCCCCGGCGCCGGTCCGCGCCTTTTTGGAACAGTTCGGCCGGGCCACCGGCTACACCGGGCAAGTGGGTTTTGACTTTATCGAGGACCAGCAAGGCCGCTTCCATGTGCTGGAGTGCAACCCCAGGGCCACCAGCGGCGTGCACCTGTTCGACGACCAGCGGCTGCAACTAGTGGCGGCGCTCGGCAGCGAAGCCAGCGAGACGCTGCAAGCGACCCTGGAACCCCGGATGATCGCCCTGGCCATGCTGCTTCTGGCGGCGCCGCAACGGGCCTTGAGCCGCACGTTCTGGCACGACTACCAACAAGCCCGGGACGTGATAGTGCAGGACGGCGATCGCGGCCCGCTGACTGCCCAGCTGCTGAGCCTGGGCGAGATCATCGGCCGCGCCCTGACCCGCCGCTGCGGGCTGCTGGCCGCCTCCACCGCCGACATCGAGTGGAACGGCCAGCCCCTGGGAGCACCGCGCCGGTGA
- a CDS encoding asparaginase, producing MTPSTYPAAQHVMVLYTGGTIGMQASADGLAPASGFDVRMRAYLDSQPDLRVPAWRFREMAPLIDSANMTPDYWQRLRAAVVEAVDQGCDSVLILHGTDTLAYSAAAMSFQLLGLPAPVVFTGSMLPAGVPDSDAWENLSGALLALGQGLAPGVHLYFHGELLAPTRCAKIRSFGRHPFAALRRNGGGAKAEALPAALEYRQARQLAKVGVLPLFPGIGAELLDGVLDSGIQALVLECFGSGTGPSDNPAFLASLKRAHERGIVVVAVTQCHEGGVELDIYEAGSRLRGVGVLSGGGMTREAAFGKLNALLGAGLEISEVRRLVELDLCGELA from the coding sequence ATGACCCCTTCGACCTACCCTGCCGCCCAGCACGTCATGGTGCTCTACACCGGCGGCACCATCGGCATGCAGGCCAGCGCCGACGGCCTGGCGCCGGCGTCGGGTTTCGACGTGCGGATGCGCGCCTACCTCGACAGCCAGCCCGATCTGCGGGTGCCGGCGTGGCGCTTTCGCGAGATGGCGCCGCTGATCGACAGCGCCAACATGACCCCCGACTACTGGCAGCGCCTGCGTGCAGCGGTGGTCGAGGCCGTGGACCAGGGCTGCGACAGCGTGCTGATCCTCCACGGCACCGACACCCTGGCCTACAGCGCCGCCGCCATGAGCTTCCAACTGCTGGGCCTGCCGGCGCCGGTGGTGTTCACCGGCTCGATGCTGCCGGCCGGCGTGCCCGACAGCGACGCCTGGGAAAACCTCAGTGGCGCCCTGTTGGCCCTGGGCCAGGGCCTGGCACCGGGGGTGCACCTGTACTTCCACGGCGAACTGCTGGCCCCGACCCGCTGCGCGAAAATTCGCAGTTTTGGCCGCCATCCATTCGCCGCCCTGCGACGCAATGGCGGCGGCGCCAAAGCCGAAGCGCTTCCCGCGGCGCTGGAATACCGCCAGGCCAGGCAACTGGCCAAGGTCGGCGTGCTGCCGCTGTTCCCCGGCATCGGCGCCGAGCTGCTGGACGGCGTGCTCGACAGCGGTATCCAGGCCCTGGTGCTGGAATGCTTCGGCAGCGGCACCGGCCCCAGCGACAACCCGGCGTTCCTCGCCAGCCTCAAGCGCGCCCATGAGCGCGGGATCGTGGTGGTCGCCGTGACTCAGTGCCATGAAGGCGGTGTGGAGCTGGACATCTACGAAGCCGGCAGCCGCCTGCGCGGCGTGGGTGTGCTGTCCGGTGGTGGCATGACTCGCGAAGCGGCGTTCGGCAAGCTCAACGCGCTGCTCGGCGCCGGGCTGGAAATCAGCGAAGTACGGCGCCTGGTGGAACTGGATCTGTGCGGCGAGCTGGCCTGA
- a CDS encoding alanine/glycine:cation symporter family protein, with protein sequence MLEVINDFLSGKVLIVLIVGLGSYFTIRSRFVQLRHFLHMFAVFRDSLKGNAGQLSSFQALMLSLAGRVGAGNIAGVGIAVTLGGPGAVFWMWVTALVGMSSSFFECTLAQVYKRADGDGLYRGGPAYYIQHGLKLKGMAVVFSILLLVTYGFAFIGLQSYTVTHSLQNAFAFDPKHTGIVLAALLAITFIGGIKRIAAVSDLLVPVKTLAYIGVTLYVIGTQIEHVPAMLETIFKSAFGLDPAFGGLLGSAIVMGVKRGVFANEAGLGSAPNVAAVAAVKHPGAQGVVQAFSVFLDTFVICTCTALLILLSGFYTPGFEGDGIVLTQNSLAAVVGDWGRLFVSVALSLFVFTCILYNYYLGENSLQFLTRNRIVLMLFRGLVLALVVWGSMQDLSTVFAFADITMTCLAFVNLMALAMLFKVGLRVMRDYDEQRRAGVDQPVFDSRKFADLDLDLKAWPAEASAATQAEPQGVPAAQR encoded by the coding sequence ATGCTCGAAGTCATCAACGACTTCCTCTCAGGGAAAGTACTGATCGTGCTCATCGTCGGGCTCGGCAGCTACTTCACGATCCGCTCGCGTTTCGTCCAATTGCGCCACTTCCTCCATATGTTCGCGGTGTTCCGCGATAGCCTGAAAGGCAACGCTGGCCAGCTCAGCTCGTTCCAGGCGCTGATGCTCAGCCTCGCCGGCCGGGTGGGCGCGGGCAACATCGCCGGCGTCGGCATCGCCGTGACCCTGGGTGGCCCGGGCGCAGTGTTCTGGATGTGGGTGACCGCACTGGTCGGCATGTCCAGCAGCTTCTTCGAGTGCACCCTGGCCCAGGTCTACAAGCGCGCCGACGGCGACGGCCTGTACCGCGGCGGCCCGGCCTACTACATCCAGCACGGCCTGAAGCTCAAAGGCATGGCGGTAGTCTTCTCGATCCTGCTGCTGGTCACCTACGGCTTCGCCTTCATCGGCCTGCAGTCCTACACCGTGACCCATTCGCTGCAGAACGCCTTTGCCTTCGATCCGAAACACACCGGCATCGTCCTGGCGGCACTGCTGGCCATTACCTTCATCGGTGGCATCAAGCGCATCGCCGCAGTGTCCGACCTGCTGGTCCCGGTCAAGACCCTGGCCTACATCGGCGTGACCCTGTACGTGATCGGCACCCAGATCGAACACGTGCCTGCCATGCTGGAGACTATCTTCAAGAGCGCCTTCGGCCTCGATCCGGCCTTCGGCGGCCTGCTCGGCAGCGCCATCGTCATGGGCGTGAAGCGTGGCGTGTTCGCCAACGAAGCGGGCCTGGGCAGTGCGCCGAACGTGGCCGCCGTGGCCGCCGTGAAGCACCCGGGCGCCCAGGGCGTGGTCCAGGCCTTCAGCGTGTTCCTCGACACCTTCGTGATCTGCACCTGCACCGCGCTGCTGATCCTGCTGTCGGGCTTCTACACCCCGGGTTTTGAAGGCGACGGCATCGTCCTGACCCAGAACTCGCTGGCCGCCGTGGTCGGTGACTGGGGTCGCCTGTTCGTCAGCGTCGCGCTGTCGCTGTTCGTCTTCACCTGCATCCTCTACAACTACTACCTGGGCGAAAACAGCCTGCAGTTCCTGACCCGCAACCGTATCGTGCTGATGCTGTTCCGTGGCCTGGTGCTGGCGCTGGTGGTGTGGGGTTCGATGCAGGACCTGTCGACCGTGTTCGCCTTCGCCGACATCACCATGACCTGCCTGGCCTTCGTCAACCTGATGGCCCTGGCCATGCTGTTCAAGGTCGGCCTGCGAGTGATGCGCGACTACGACGAGCAGCGCCGCGCCGGCGTCGACCAGCCGGTGTTCGACTCGCGCAAATTCGCCGATCTGGACCTGGACCTGAAGGCCTGGCCTGCCGAAGCTTCGGCGGCCACCCAGGCCGAGCCGCAAGGCGTGCCCGCAGCGCAACGCTGA
- a CDS encoding F390 synthetase-related protein encodes MNSERLLGTLRSIGAFVFSRYVLRFRRRERLEAWQARRLRHFMAKVMPRGQRFKGLPHGGLQSLPIMDKAALMSDFAGFNTRALSLEQVLPVALEAEQSRDFSPTLGDITVGLSSGTSGAQGVFLVSSVERQRWAGILLARTLPRALLPRLLCPWLAPLRIAFFLRANSRLYTTLASRRIDFAFHDLTLGLGASLEHLNQQQPDVLVAPATVLRGLAQAALAGQLTIRPQHILSVAEVLESTDAELVRQAFGRQPRQIYQASEGFLGYSCEAGTLHLNESHLHIEPQWLDPQRSRFQPIITDFSRRTQLIVRYRLNDILRVAEAPCPCGRAERAIAAVEGRADEILWLPRLHGQTLGPLYPDLLRRALLMLGAALEEYEIHQRGLLWQINLRASGDYHQLCQRLREALAELCAQQTLAPPSLSFGHWQAPPPQTKRRRLLMLQLPEGLPCMY; translated from the coding sequence ATGAACAGTGAACGCCTGCTGGGCACCCTGCGCAGCATCGGCGCCTTCGTGTTCAGTCGCTACGTGCTGCGCTTTCGCCGCCGCGAGCGCCTGGAAGCCTGGCAGGCCCGGCGCCTGCGGCACTTCATGGCCAAGGTCATGCCCCGTGGGCAGCGCTTCAAAGGGCTGCCCCACGGCGGCCTGCAGAGCCTGCCGATCATGGACAAGGCAGCGCTGATGAGCGATTTCGCCGGCTTCAACACCCGCGCCCTGAGCCTGGAGCAGGTGTTGCCGGTGGCCCTTGAAGCGGAACAGTCACGGGACTTCAGCCCGACCCTGGGCGACATCACCGTGGGCCTGTCCAGCGGCACCTCGGGGGCCCAGGGGGTATTCCTGGTCAGTAGCGTGGAGCGCCAGCGCTGGGCCGGCATCCTGCTGGCGCGGACCCTGCCCCGGGCCTTGCTGCCGCGGCTACTGTGCCCGTGGCTGGCGCCGCTGCGCATCGCCTTCTTCCTGCGGGCCAATAGCCGTCTGTACACCACCCTGGCCAGCCGCCGCATCGACTTTGCCTTTCATGACCTGACCCTGGGGCTGGGCGCATCCCTGGAGCACCTGAACCAGCAGCAACCGGACGTGCTGGTGGCGCCGGCCACAGTGCTGCGCGGGCTGGCCCAGGCGGCCCTGGCCGGGCAGTTGACGATCCGCCCGCAACACATTCTGTCGGTGGCCGAAGTGCTGGAAAGCACTGACGCCGAGCTGGTCCGGCAAGCCTTCGGGCGCCAGCCCCGGCAGATCTATCAGGCCAGCGAAGGCTTTCTCGGCTACAGCTGCGAGGCCGGCACCCTGCACCTGAACGAAAGCCACCTGCACATCGAGCCGCAGTGGCTGGACCCGCAACGCTCGCGCTTTCAGCCGATCATCACCGACTTTTCCCGGCGTACGCAGTTGATCGTGCGTTATCGCCTCAATGACATCCTGCGGGTGGCCGAGGCGCCCTGCCCCTGTGGCCGCGCAGAGCGGGCCATCGCCGCCGTGGAAGGCCGCGCCGACGAGATTCTCTGGCTGCCCCGGCTCCACGGCCAGACGCTGGGACCGCTCTACCCCGACCTATTGCGCCGAGCCCTGCTGATGCTCGGCGCAGCGCTTGAAGAGTACGAGATTCACCAGCGCGGCCTGCTCTGGCAGATCAACCTGCGCGCCTCGGGCGACTACCACCAGCTGTGCCAGCGTTTGCGCGAGGCACTGGCCGAGCTGTGTGCACAACAGACGCTAGCGCCGCCGAGCCTGAGCTTCGGCCACTGGCAAGCGCCGCCGCCACAGACCAAGAGACGCCGCCTGCTGATGCTGCAACTGCCCGAGGGACTGCCATGCATGTACTGA